From a region of the Kaistia sp. 32K genome:
- the mtnB gene encoding methylthioribulose 1-phosphate dehydratase, translating into MTTDTLGVVNRASEVSFAEAAVEIISVGRYLGQQGLVPATSGNFSRRVDAKHIAITASGFDKGFLRPEHILFSAIDGPHPANSSAETDLHRALYRNDPEINGVLHTHSVAQTLLSAKHLEAGELHFEGYEIQKALFGIPTHEVPAILLVFENDQDIQALEKRVTQRLKEANGVVVGYLLSNHGLYTWGASLEHARRHAVGIEFLLNCELEKLRWKPAA; encoded by the coding sequence ATGACGACCGATACCCTGGGCGTGGTCAATCGCGCCTCCGAAGTCTCCTTTGCCGAAGCCGCCGTCGAGATCATCTCGGTCGGCCGCTATCTCGGCCAGCAGGGCCTCGTGCCGGCGACGAGCGGCAATTTCTCCCGCCGCGTCGACGCCAAGCACATCGCCATCACCGCCTCCGGTTTCGACAAGGGCTTTTTGCGGCCGGAGCACATCCTGTTCTCGGCGATCGACGGCCCGCATCCGGCGAACAGCTCCGCCGAGACCGACCTGCACCGCGCCCTCTATCGCAACGATCCCGAGATCAACGGCGTGCTGCATACCCATTCGGTGGCGCAGACGCTGCTTTCCGCCAAGCATCTCGAAGCGGGCGAGCTGCATTTCGAGGGCTACGAGATCCAGAAGGCGCTGTTCGGCATCCCGACGCATGAAGTGCCGGCCATCCTGCTCGTCTTCGAGAACGACCAGGACATCCAGGCGCTGGAAAAGCGCGTCACGCAGCGGCTGAAGGAAGCGAACGGCGTCGTCGTCGGCTACCTGCTCTCGAACCACGGCCTCTATACCTGGGGCGCGTCGCTCGAGCATGCCCGCCGGCATGCGGTCGGCATCGAGTTCCTGCTCAATTGCGAGCTCGAGAAGCTGCGCTGGAAGCCGGCAGCATGA
- a CDS encoding acireductone dioxygenase yields MTQLSIYSDVHPDVNLADTSNRDEITALLGAVGVRYELWSADVELQRDAGDEKILSAYGREIKRLSDEAGYNSIDVFRIAPDNPNRVAFRQKFLAEHTHDEDEVRFFVEGSAAFYLHIGDKVYRVVCTRGDLLSVPAGTPHWFDMGSEPSFTAIRLFVSPEGWVAKFTGSAIAETLPLFESGAASPAVAQA; encoded by the coding sequence ATGACACAGCTTTCGATTTATAGTGACGTTCACCCGGATGTGAATCTGGCCGATACGTCCAATAGAGATGAAATCACCGCGCTTCTCGGTGCTGTCGGTGTCCGGTATGAATTGTGGAGCGCGGATGTAGAGCTCCAGCGCGACGCCGGAGATGAAAAAATCCTGTCGGCTTATGGTCGCGAGATCAAGCGCCTTTCGGACGAAGCCGGCTACAACTCGATCGATGTCTTCCGCATTGCGCCGGACAATCCCAATCGCGTCGCCTTCCGGCAGAAGTTCCTCGCCGAGCATACCCACGACGAGGACGAGGTTCGCTTCTTCGTCGAGGGCAGCGCCGCCTTCTATCTCCACATCGGCGACAAGGTCTATCGGGTCGTCTGCACGCGCGGCGATCTCCTGTCAGTGCCGGCGGGCACGCCGCACTGGTTCGACATGGGGTCGGAGCCGAGCTTTACCGCCATCCGCCTGTTCGTCTCGCCCGAAGGCTGGGTGGCGAAGTTCACCGGCAGCGCGATCGCCGAGACGCTGCCCCTGTTCGAAAGCGGCGCGGCGAGCCCGGCCGTGGCCCAGGCTTAA
- a CDS encoding rhamnulokinase family protein, whose protein sequence is MTRVPTQAIHPAGGRNLVSLDLGSSGGRLHLAELTEAGSIAIEEVHRFENGPVQLAGRWYWDFLRLWQGIGEALVAVAPRLDGPATLGIESFGVDYALLDQSRTMVAGLRHMRDPRTQSLFDTVYATISKPQLYRRTGAMEIEINTLLQLIADRRDQPWLLNLAQDLFLTPDYVAFLLTGLRVGEVSIASTTQLVNPVTRNWDFELAGLFDIPRRIFPELVESGTVIGPLLAAERERLGISVPFDVVAVASHDTASAAAAIPYLDDAPSAFISLGTWSLVGRELDRPDLSDASREFNFTNECGAGGTVVHHKIQAGLWLTQELRRELARRDSGLSFKALEQAAEASEPLAFVFDADDGVFRDPASMAGAIRGWFEARGHAAPATSGALARSIYDSLALSYRDTVVEMERLGGVALDTLYVVGGGAAIPLLLQAIADATGKRVVAGPVEATVAGNVIAQLVARGVLPDFAAGRPLVRKSFQVKEYQPSDTEAWNRAYARLAALKRFLSSSSVAA, encoded by the coding sequence ATGACCCGCGTCCCGACCCAGGCGATCCATCCGGCCGGCGGCCGCAACCTCGTTTCCCTCGATCTCGGCAGTTCCGGCGGTAGGCTGCACCTGGCCGAGCTCACTGAGGCGGGATCGATCGCCATCGAGGAAGTGCACCGCTTCGAGAACGGCCCGGTGCAGCTTGCCGGGCGCTGGTACTGGGATTTCCTGCGGCTCTGGCAGGGCATCGGCGAGGCGCTCGTCGCCGTCGCGCCCCGGCTCGACGGGCCGGCGACCTTGGGCATCGAGAGCTTCGGCGTCGATTATGCGCTGCTCGACCAGAGCCGGACGATGGTCGCGGGCCTCCGTCACATGCGCGATCCGCGCACCCAGAGCCTGTTCGACACGGTCTACGCGACGATTTCCAAGCCGCAGCTCTATCGCCGCACCGGCGCGATGGAGATCGAGATCAACACGCTGCTGCAGCTGATCGCCGACCGGCGCGACCAGCCCTGGCTGCTCAACCTCGCGCAGGATCTCTTCCTGACGCCGGACTATGTCGCCTTCCTGCTGACGGGCCTGCGCGTCGGCGAGGTGTCGATCGCCTCGACGACCCAGCTGGTCAATCCCGTGACGCGGAACTGGGATTTCGAGCTCGCCGGCCTCTTCGACATTCCGCGCCGGATTTTTCCGGAGCTGGTCGAGAGTGGCACGGTGATCGGTCCGCTGCTGGCCGCCGAACGCGAGCGCCTCGGCATTTCGGTGCCGTTCGACGTCGTCGCGGTGGCGAGCCACGACACGGCGTCGGCCGCGGCCGCCATTCCCTATCTCGACGATGCGCCGTCTGCCTTCATCAGCCTCGGTACCTGGTCGCTGGTCGGGCGCGAGCTGGACCGTCCGGATCTTTCCGACGCCTCGCGCGAGTTCAACTTCACCAATGAGTGCGGCGCCGGCGGCACGGTCGTGCATCACAAGATCCAGGCCGGTCTCTGGCTGACGCAGGAACTGCGGCGCGAGCTGGCGCGGCGGGATTCAGGCCTCAGCTTCAAGGCGCTGGAGCAGGCGGCCGAAGCCTCGGAGCCGCTTGCCTTCGTGTTCGACGCTGATGACGGCGTGTTCCGCGATCCGGCCTCGATGGCCGGCGCGATCAGGGGCTGGTTCGAGGCGCGCGGTCACGCGGCGCCGGCGACGTCGGGCGCCCTGGCGCGCTCGATCTATGACAGCCTCGCGCTCTCCTATCGCGACACGGTCGTTGAGATGGAGCGCCTCGGCGGCGTCGCGCTCGACACGCTCTATGTCGTTGGCGGCGGCGCGGCCATCCCGCTGCTGCTGCAGGCGATCGCCGATGCCACCGGCAAGCGCGTCGTCGCCGGTCCCGTCGAGGCGACGGTCGCCGGCAATGTCATCGCCCAGCTCGTCGCGCGCGGCGTCCTCCCCGATTTCGCGGCCGGCCGGCCGCTCGTCCGCAAGTCCTTCCAGGTCAAGGAGTACCAACCGAGCGACACCGAGGCCTGGAACCGGGCCTATGCGCGCCTGGCCGCGCTCAAGCGTTTTCTTTCGTCATCATCGGTCGCCGCCTGA
- a CDS encoding sugar ABC transporter ATP-binding protein translates to MTRASILETDGLAKNFGAVTVLDGISVRLEGGKVYALCGLNGSGKSTLIKILTGVLQADRGAVRIDGKAITGASPQGMKAAGVDVIYQDLALFPNLSVADNVVFGATRARPFGLRRRSRDRAKVRSVLDRIKVKLDLDAPVESLSISERQVVAIARALAGEARFLILDEPTASLTRQEAERLFTVVEDLRRDGVAVLFVSHRYDEVAEIADEALVLRDGAIVARFDRAEFDADRLHEAMAGAAVHAPTRNDAAATDGAIVLETSGLGRVNEFDGVDLTIRAGEIVGLTGLLGAGRTELAQTLFGLRKPDRGEIRVAGQVRHFASNRDAIEAGVAYLPEDRLSLGLVLGSSIADNIALPSRGRLTNGFGLVDQKATDALVADLVRALEIKTPDVDNLVTTLSGGNQQRVVLAKWLATRPILLLLDSPTVGVDVTARAAIYRIVREAAARGAGILLISDEVEEVWSIADRVHVMQAGRLGPAYSPGEVSIDRLSEIVHG, encoded by the coding sequence GTGACCCGCGCATCGATCCTCGAAACCGACGGCCTCGCCAAGAATTTCGGGGCCGTCACGGTGCTGGACGGTATCTCGGTTCGCCTGGAGGGCGGCAAGGTCTATGCGCTTTGCGGCCTGAACGGCTCCGGCAAGAGCACGCTGATCAAGATCCTGACCGGCGTGCTGCAGGCGGATCGCGGCGCTGTGCGCATCGACGGCAAGGCGATCACAGGCGCGTCGCCGCAGGGCATGAAGGCGGCCGGCGTTGACGTCATCTACCAGGACCTGGCGCTGTTCCCGAACCTCTCGGTCGCCGACAATGTCGTCTTCGGCGCGACGCGGGCGAGGCCTTTCGGCCTGCGCCGGCGCTCGCGCGACCGGGCGAAGGTTCGCAGCGTACTCGATCGCATCAAGGTGAAACTCGATCTCGACGCGCCAGTCGAGAGCCTCTCGATCTCCGAGCGGCAGGTGGTCGCGATCGCCCGGGCGCTCGCCGGCGAAGCGCGCTTCCTGATCCTCGACGAGCCGACCGCCTCGCTGACGCGGCAGGAAGCCGAGCGGCTGTTCACCGTCGTCGAGGATTTGCGCCGCGACGGCGTCGCCGTGCTGTTCGTCAGCCATCGCTATGACGAGGTCGCCGAGATCGCCGACGAGGCGCTGGTGCTGCGCGACGGCGCGATCGTCGCCCGCTTCGACCGGGCCGAGTTCGACGCCGACCGCCTGCACGAGGCGATGGCGGGCGCCGCCGTGCATGCGCCGACCCGCAACGACGCCGCCGCCACGGACGGCGCGATCGTGCTCGAGACCTCCGGCCTCGGCCGGGTCAACGAATTCGACGGCGTCGACCTGACGATCCGGGCCGGCGAGATCGTCGGCCTGACCGGCCTGCTCGGCGCGGGCCGCACGGAGCTGGCGCAGACCCTGTTCGGCCTTCGAAAACCCGATCGCGGCGAGATCCGCGTCGCAGGCCAGGTGAGGCACTTCGCCTCCAACCGCGACGCCATCGAAGCCGGCGTCGCCTATCTGCCGGAGGACCGGCTTTCGCTCGGCCTCGTGCTCGGCTCCAGCATCGCCGACAACATCGCGCTGCCCAGCCGCGGGCGGCTCACCAACGGCTTCGGCCTGGTCGACCAGAAGGCGACCGACGCCCTGGTCGCCGACCTCGTGCGGGCGCTCGAGATCAAGACCCCGGACGTCGACAATCTGGTCACCACGCTTTCCGGCGGCAACCAGCAGCGCGTCGTGCTCGCCAAATGGCTGGCGACCCGCCCGATCCTGCTGCTCCTCGATTCCCCCACCGTCGGCGTCGACGTCACGGCGCGCGCGGCGATCTACCGGATCGTGCGCGAGGCGGCGGCGCGCGGCGCCGGCATCCTCCTGATCTCGGACGAGGTCGAGGAAGTCTGGTCCATCGCGGACCGTGTCCATGTCATGCAGGCCGGCAGGCTGGGACCCGCCTATTCCCCAGGCGAGGTCTCGATCGACAGGCTGTCGGAGATCGTTCATGGGTGA
- a CDS encoding substrate-binding domain-containing protein — protein MKSSFKRLLLTVGTGALLAAGFAQAGHAADKPEIAVVVKITGIPWYNRFEQGVTKAAADLGVNAYQVGPTQADPAQQVKLIEDLIAKGVDAIAVVPNDASALAPVLQRARDAGIVVVTHESPGQQGAQWDLETIDNREFATSVFQKLADLTGGKGKFALVVGSLTVPLHKEWADIGLAYLKDKYPDLTLIADRYPVGESLDDSFRTSQEILRANPDIKGFVAFGSQGPIGFARALEQQGKPAGSVANVGNVLPKQAAPYLKKGLISEGFLWDPADAGYGLVALAKKVVDKEPVETGIELPGLGKGTVEDADKVVRFKATRTFTAENVGEFDF, from the coding sequence ATGAAGTCCTCTTTCAAGCGCCTTCTGCTCACCGTCGGCACCGGCGCGCTGCTCGCCGCCGGCTTCGCCCAGGCCGGACATGCCGCCGACAAGCCGGAGATCGCCGTCGTGGTGAAGATCACCGGTATTCCCTGGTACAACCGCTTCGAGCAGGGCGTCACCAAGGCCGCCGCCGATCTCGGCGTCAACGCCTACCAGGTCGGCCCGACCCAGGCGGATCCCGCCCAGCAGGTCAAGCTGATCGAGGACCTGATCGCCAAGGGCGTCGACGCCATCGCCGTCGTTCCGAACGATGCCAGCGCGCTCGCGCCGGTGCTGCAGCGGGCCCGCGACGCCGGCATTGTCGTCGTCACGCATGAATCGCCCGGTCAGCAGGGCGCGCAGTGGGATCTCGAGACGATCGACAACCGCGAATTCGCGACCTCGGTCTTCCAGAAGCTCGCGGACCTGACCGGCGGCAAGGGCAAGTTCGCCCTCGTCGTCGGCTCGCTGACGGTGCCGCTGCACAAGGAATGGGCCGATATCGGCCTCGCCTATCTGAAGGACAAGTATCCGGACCTGACGCTGATCGCGGATCGCTATCCGGTCGGCGAGAGCCTCGACGACAGCTTCCGCACCTCGCAGGAGATCCTGCGCGCCAATCCCGACATCAAGGGCTTCGTCGCCTTCGGCAGCCAGGGCCCGATCGGCTTCGCCCGCGCGCTCGAGCAGCAGGGCAAGCCCGCCGGCTCCGTCGCCAATGTCGGCAACGTGCTGCCGAAGCAGGCCGCTCCCTACCTGAAGAAGGGCCTGATCAGCGAGGGCTTCCTCTGGGATCCGGCCGACGCCGGCTACGGCCTCGTCGCGCTCGCCAAGAAGGTCGTCGACAAGGAGCCGGTCGAGACCGGCATCGAGCTGCCGGGCCTCGGCAAGGGCACGGTCGAGGACGCCGACAAGGTCGTCCGCTTCAAGGCGACCCGCACCTTCACCGCCGAGAACGTCGGCGAATTCGACTTCTGA
- the mtnC gene encoding acireductone synthase, with the protein MSAQPIRAIVTDIEGTATSISFVRDSLFPYARGRIGEYLAAHREDEAVLRILADARALAGDDTLDDQAVIDLLISWSDADRKITPLKALQGLIWTQGFRDGELVGDVYHDAARSLREWHEAGYRLHVYSSGSILAQKLVFGHTPHGDLATLFSGFFDTTTGPKLEAGSYRAITAALGLEPGEILFLSDSIGELDAARVAGLKTVALDRGEAVIPPDQTHPVAKTFDVIDPANGTVAAREGS; encoded by the coding sequence ATGAGCGCGCAACCGATCCGCGCCATCGTTACGGATATCGAGGGCACCGCCACCTCGATCTCCTTCGTTAGAGATAGCCTCTTCCCCTATGCCCGCGGCCGGATCGGCGAGTATCTCGCCGCGCACCGCGAGGACGAGGCGGTTCTCCGCATCCTCGCCGACGCGCGCGCGCTCGCCGGCGACGACACGCTCGACGACCAGGCCGTGATCGATCTCCTGATCAGCTGGAGCGACGCCGATCGCAAGATCACGCCGCTGAAGGCGCTGCAGGGCCTGATCTGGACGCAAGGTTTTCGCGACGGCGAGCTGGTCGGCGACGTCTATCACGACGCGGCTCGGTCCTTGCGGGAATGGCACGAGGCCGGCTATCGGCTCCATGTCTATTCGTCCGGCTCGATCCTCGCGCAGAAGCTCGTCTTCGGCCACACGCCGCATGGCGATCTGGCGACGCTGTTCTCCGGCTTCTTCGACACGACGACCGGCCCCAAGCTGGAGGCGGGTTCCTACCGCGCCATCACGGCAGCGCTGGGTCTGGAGCCGGGCGAGATCCTGTTCCTGTCGGATTCCATCGGCGAGCTCGACGCGGCCCGTGTGGCCGGGCTGAAGACGGTCGCGCTCGATCGCGGCGAGGCGGTGATCCCGCCTGATCAGACGCACCCGGTGGCGAAGACCTTCGACGTCATCGATCCCGCGAACGGAACCGTCGCGGCCCGCGAGGGATCGTGA